A genomic stretch from Methanomassiliicoccales archaeon includes:
- a CDS encoding purine phosphoribosyltransferase family protein: MLNRLRRSLESSPVVRMGDYDYFISPITDGIPSMDPGVLNEVIDAIIQIGEFDCDLITTPEAMGIPIAVGLSQRLGIPYNVIRKKKYGLPDEVSVIQCTGYATGELYINGVKKGDRIVLVDDVISTGGTLSAILKALKSLGAIIKDVIVVVEKGDVKSRIEMELGVNIKTLVRVEVRNGHVVILT, from the coding sequence ATGCTCAATCGACTTCGAAGGAGTCTCGAATCCTCTCCGGTTGTCCGCATGGGCGATTATGATTATTTCATCAGTCCGATTACCGATGGTATTCCCAGCATGGATCCAGGAGTTTTGAATGAGGTGATTGATGCAATTATCCAGATCGGCGAGTTCGACTGTGATCTCATCACGACACCGGAGGCGATGGGAATACCAATTGCAGTCGGTCTTTCCCAGAGACTTGGAATTCCATACAACGTGATTAGGAAGAAGAAGTACGGGCTACCAGATGAAGTAAGCGTAATTCAATGCACTGGATACGCTACGGGGGAACTCTATATTAATGGCGTTAAAAAAGGAGACAGAATCGTCCTCGTCGATGACGTAATAAGCACTGGGGGAACTCTCTCAGCGATATTGAAGGCGCTCAAAAGTCTCGGAGCGATCATCAAGGATGTCATCGTCGTGGTTGAAAAAGGAGACGTAAAATCAAGGATTGAAATGGAGCTGGGAGTTAACATCAAGACTCTCGTAAGAGTTGAAGTTCGGAACGGTCACGTCGTCATTCTCACTTGA
- a CDS encoding phosphoribosyltransferase, whose amino-acid sequence MPEIERFRSKIVTWEEISKWTLDVARQIRDCNWRPTVIIGLTRGGWIPARLLCDHLHVKKLYAVKTEHWGITANQNGKALLTQELNANIENENVLIVDDITDTGESLKLAIKHVEELKPKEIQTATLLHITRSKIEPNFYSVKVPEDRWTWFIFPWNLHEDLRTLLPKTLGDGKTEDEIQAAFLNQFEIEVSEDLIRSTLKDLEAEGRVKRKGRIWVKTG is encoded by the coding sequence ATGCCAGAAATCGAGCGCTTCAGGAGCAAGATTGTGACATGGGAAGAGATTTCCAAATGGACGCTTGACGTTGCAAGACAGATCAGAGATTGCAATTGGAGACCGACAGTTATTATTGGCTTAACCAGGGGCGGCTGGATTCCAGCAAGACTCCTCTGCGATCACCTCCATGTCAAGAAGCTCTACGCCGTTAAGACGGAACATTGGGGGATCACAGCTAACCAGAATGGAAAAGCCCTCCTCACTCAGGAACTCAACGCGAACATTGAGAATGAAAATGTTCTCATTGTTGACGATATCACCGATACGGGGGAAAGTTTGAAACTCGCGATCAAGCATGTCGAAGAACTGAAACCAAAGGAGATCCAGACTGCAACCCTTTTGCACATAACGCGATCCAAAATTGAACCAAACTTCTACTCGGTGAAGGTTCCTGAAGATCGGTGGACGTGGTTTATATTCCCATGGAATCTCCATGAGGATCTACGGACTCTGCTTCCAAAAACTCTTGGGGACGGAAAGACTGAAGATGAGATACAGGCTGCTTTCCTGAATCAATTCGAGATCGAGGTTTCCGAAGATCTTATTCGCAGCACTCTTAAAGACCTCGAGGCGGAAGGAAGGGTCAAGAGAAAGGGAAGAATCTGGGTTAAGACAGGCTGA